From Saccopteryx leptura isolate mSacLep1 chromosome 3, mSacLep1_pri_phased_curated, whole genome shotgun sequence, one genomic window encodes:
- the LOC136400653 gene encoding interleukin-36 beta-like encodes MYTPQWQESPGSYIIRDTQQMVWVLKENSLFAVPSSGNVQPVTVHTMPCTDTELNDGKEGNLIYMGVKGVDLCLSCLEVQGHPTLQLKEKNIMDLYKEKTAQKPFLFLHSPEGSTSSFQSVAYPGWFIATSSHGKEPVFLTQERGKTYITNFYFDPEEKILSWPW; translated from the exons ATGTACACTCCACAGT GGCAGGAAAGTCCAGGATCCTATATTATTCGTGATACTCAACAGATGGTGTGGGTCCTGAAGGAAAACTCTTTATTTGCAGTTCCTTCTAGCGGCAATGTCCAACCTG TCACTGTTCACACAATGCCATGTACAGACACAGAATTAAATGATGGAAAAGAAGGCAATCTGATCTACATGGGAGTCAAGGGCGTGGACCTCTGTCTGTCCTGTTTAGAAGTTCAGGGCCACCCAACTTTGCAGTTAAAG GAGAAAAACATAATGGATCTGTACAAGGAGAAGACAGCGCAGaagccctttctctttcttcacagCCCAGAgggctccacctcctccttccagtCAGTTGCCTACCCCGGCTGGTTCATAGCCACATCCTCTCACGGTAAAGAGCCCGTCTTCCTCACCCAGGAGAGGGGCAAAACTTACATCACCAACTTCTATTTTGATCCTGAAGAAAAAATCTTGTCCTGGCCTTGGTGA